The following are encoded together in the Pedobacter steynii genome:
- the dnaE gene encoding DNA polymerase III subunit alpha, protein MYLIFDTETTGLPRNWNAPITDTDNWPRCIQIAWQLHDEFGNLVEHQDYLVRPDGFNIPYDAERIHGISTELAQEQGIPLSEVLEKFNIALAKSKFVVGQNIGFDVNIMGCEFHRLGVESPMGQMPVLDTCTEVTAELLRLPGGRGGKFKLPTLTELHQYLFGEPFAEAHNATADVEATTRCFLQLIKLDVFSPDQLQADPDYLRSYKERNPGVIQRVGLNHLNLKAASDEIRKRLQKAEGPKVSKKTLEENKQELASATYVHLHNHTQFSVLQSTINIPSLIKATAAYKMPAVAMTDHANMMGAFHFVAQVLNHNKGVEARNQAAIEKGETPDEITIKPIVGCEFFVCENHEDKKRKDDGYQVVLLAKNKNGYHNLAKMSSIAYTKGFYYIPRIDKAVIEQYKDDILVLSGNLYGEISSKLLNLGEKQAEEALLWWKSQFGDDFYIELMRHNQEDEDIVNISLIALARKHEVKVIATNNTYYINKKDANAHDILLCVKEGEKQATPIGRGRGYRFGLPNQEYYFKTPEEMKELFADTPEAIFNIQEIVDKIEIYKLAREVLLPKFDISEEFLVKEDEEDGGKRGENKYLRHLTYVGAKKRYGEITEAIAERLDFELQTIEKTGYPGYFLIVQDFIAEARNLDVSVGPGRGSAAGSAVAYCLGITNIDPIKYDLLFERFLNPDRVSMPDIDIDFDDEGRGRVMDYVINKYGANQVAQIITYGTMAAKSSVKDTARVLDLPLYEAEKIAKLIPNMKLAKIFSLDEKSLKAALRADEYEKVLELKGLANANDLGAKTLEQAQILEGSLRNTGIHACGVIITPSDITNFVPVATAKDSDLYVTQFDNSVVESAGLLKMDFLGLKTLTLIKDTVKLVKHRHNIDLDPDNFPIDDAKTYELFQRGETIGIFQYESNGMQKYMKELKPTVFGDLIAMNALYRPGPLEYIPSFVRRKNGEEEIKYDLDACEEYLKETYGITVYQEQVMLLSQKLAGFTKGEADVLRKAMGKKQKDVLDKMKPKFVAQAAEKGHDATVLEKIWKDWEAFASYAFNKSHSTCYAWIAYQTAYLKAHYPAEYMAAVLSNNMSDIKQVAFFMEECKQMGVSVLGPDVNESGTKFSVNISGQVRFGLSGIKGVGDKAVESIIVERNENGQYKSVYDFAKRSNTRTVNKKAYESFVYSGAFDGFGYHRAQYFFVGINDKMNGIEKMIKFANDFQNNESSAQSSLFGGSVADMIYEPSLPVAPEWSLIDRLKYEKDAIGIFLSGHPLDNYKLELKEFCQHKVKHLSLVNKIRTGDSNEEVLAEFETIKNRELVVGGLVVIAAQRMTKTGKPFGTIVFEDYDDTCELALFGDDFIKFKQFLTDGYFLQIRGRVGERFRKEGDWEFKITSINLLSELRDKLAKSVTIQVPIEKITDDFMGKIHAILEENKANTEHQNCQLLFDVYDREQNVNVKLPSKSLKINPNNIFLDQLTALNVNPKLN, encoded by the coding sequence ATGTATTTGATTTTTGATACCGAAACGACGGGGTTGCCACGCAATTGGAATGCGCCTATTACCGATACGGATAATTGGCCCAGATGTATCCAGATTGCATGGCAGTTACATGATGAGTTTGGAAATCTGGTCGAGCATCAGGATTATTTAGTCAGGCCGGATGGATTCAATATCCCCTATGATGCAGAGCGAATCCACGGGATTTCTACTGAGCTTGCCCAGGAACAGGGGATTCCCTTGTCGGAGGTACTGGAGAAGTTCAATATCGCTCTGGCGAAATCTAAATTTGTAGTCGGTCAGAACATTGGTTTTGATGTGAACATTATGGGCTGTGAGTTTCACCGTCTGGGTGTGGAAAGTCCAATGGGGCAAATGCCGGTTCTTGATACCTGTACAGAGGTTACCGCTGAACTTTTGCGTCTTCCCGGTGGACGTGGAGGTAAGTTTAAACTGCCAACTTTAACAGAATTACATCAATACCTTTTCGGGGAGCCTTTTGCTGAGGCACACAATGCGACTGCCGACGTTGAAGCAACAACCCGTTGCTTTTTGCAATTGATTAAACTGGATGTATTTAGCCCAGATCAGCTACAGGCTGATCCGGATTATCTGCGTTCTTATAAAGAGCGAAACCCTGGAGTGATCCAGCGTGTTGGACTCAACCACCTGAACCTTAAAGCAGCTTCTGATGAGATCAGAAAGCGTTTGCAAAAGGCCGAAGGACCAAAAGTTTCAAAGAAAACACTCGAGGAAAACAAACAAGAGCTTGCTTCTGCCACTTACGTGCATTTGCATAACCATACGCAGTTTTCTGTACTGCAATCTACCATCAATATTCCTTCTCTGATTAAAGCAACAGCGGCTTATAAAATGCCTGCGGTAGCGATGACCGATCATGCGAACATGATGGGTGCTTTCCATTTCGTGGCTCAGGTACTGAATCACAATAAAGGAGTAGAAGCAAGAAACCAGGCTGCGATTGAAAAGGGGGAGACACCTGATGAGATCACCATTAAGCCTATTGTCGGCTGTGAGTTTTTTGTATGTGAAAACCACGAAGATAAGAAGAGAAAAGACGATGGTTATCAGGTTGTATTGCTGGCCAAGAATAAAAATGGCTATCACAATCTGGCAAAGATGTCGTCTATTGCTTATACCAAGGGTTTCTACTATATCCCCAGAATTGATAAAGCTGTTATAGAACAGTATAAGGATGATATCCTGGTATTATCTGGTAACTTATATGGAGAGATTTCCAGTAAGTTGTTAAATCTGGGGGAAAAGCAAGCAGAGGAAGCCCTGTTATGGTGGAAATCACAATTCGGCGATGATTTTTATATCGAGCTGATGCGCCATAATCAGGAGGATGAAGATATTGTCAATATTTCCCTGATCGCCCTTGCCAGGAAGCATGAGGTGAAGGTTATTGCGACTAATAATACCTATTACATCAATAAAAAAGATGCGAATGCGCATGATATTTTATTGTGTGTAAAAGAAGGGGAGAAACAGGCTACACCGATAGGACGTGGTAGGGGATACCGTTTTGGTTTGCCAAACCAGGAATACTATTTCAAGACCCCTGAGGAGATGAAAGAGCTGTTTGCGGATACACCGGAAGCGATTTTCAACATTCAGGAAATTGTAGATAAAATAGAAATCTATAAGCTCGCCCGTGAGGTGCTGTTACCGAAGTTTGATATTTCTGAAGAATTTCTGGTAAAGGAAGATGAAGAAGACGGAGGTAAAAGAGGCGAGAATAAATATTTGCGTCACCTGACTTATGTAGGGGCGAAAAAGCGTTACGGTGAAATCACCGAAGCGATTGCGGAGCGTTTGGATTTTGAGTTACAAACCATTGAAAAGACCGGTTATCCCGGATACTTTTTGATTGTTCAGGATTTTATTGCTGAGGCAAGAAACCTGGATGTTTCTGTAGGACCAGGAAGGGGATCTGCTGCCGGATCAGCGGTAGCTTATTGTCTGGGGATTACCAATATAGATCCGATTAAATACGATTTGCTATTTGAGCGTTTCCTGAATCCGGATAGGGTTTCCATGCCCGATATTGATATCGATTTTGATGATGAGGGCCGTGGACGGGTAATGGACTACGTAATTAATAAATACGGAGCCAATCAGGTGGCACAGATCATCACCTATGGTACCATGGCGGCAAAGTCGTCGGTAAAAGATACCGCAAGGGTGTTGGACCTTCCCCTGTATGAAGCGGAGAAGATTGCCAAGCTGATTCCAAACATGAAACTTGCCAAAATATTTAGTCTGGATGAGAAGAGCCTGAAAGCGGCACTTCGTGCAGATGAATATGAAAAGGTATTGGAACTGAAGGGACTGGCAAATGCGAATGACCTTGGGGCGAAAACGCTTGAACAGGCTCAGATTCTGGAAGGTTCCTTAAGAAATACGGGTATCCATGCCTGCGGGGTAATCATCACACCGAGTGATATTACCAATTTCGTTCCGGTGGCTACAGCAAAGGATTCCGACCTGTATGTTACCCAGTTTGACAACTCTGTAGTAGAGAGTGCCGGGTTATTGAAAATGGACTTTTTGGGGTTAAAAACATTAACCCTGATTAAGGATACGGTGAAATTGGTGAAACACAGGCATAATATAGATCTGGATCCGGATAATTTCCCTATAGATGATGCCAAGACTTATGAGCTCTTTCAACGTGGAGAAACGATAGGTATCTTCCAGTACGAGTCGAACGGGATGCAAAAGTACATGAAGGAATTGAAGCCCACCGTATTCGGGGATTTGATTGCCATGAACGCTTTATATCGTCCGGGACCCTTGGAGTATATTCCCAGCTTTGTTCGCAGAAAGAACGGAGAGGAAGAGATCAAATATGACCTTGATGCCTGTGAAGAGTATTTAAAAGAAACTTACGGAATTACTGTATATCAGGAGCAGGTGATGCTTCTTTCCCAGAAACTTGCCGGATTTACGAAAGGTGAGGCCGACGTTTTACGTAAGGCAATGGGTAAAAAGCAAAAGGATGTACTGGATAAGATGAAACCTAAATTTGTGGCTCAGGCTGCGGAGAAAGGACATGATGCTACTGTTCTCGAGAAAATCTGGAAGGATTGGGAAGCATTTGCCTCTTATGCCTTTAACAAATCCCACTCTACCTGTTATGCCTGGATTGCCTATCAGACGGCTTATCTGAAGGCGCATTATCCTGCTGAGTATATGGCTGCAGTACTTTCCAATAACATGAGTGACATCAAGCAGGTAGCATTCTTTATGGAGGAGTGTAAACAGATGGGGGTTTCAGTACTTGGCCCGGATGTGAATGAGTCGGGAACAAAGTTCTCGGTAAATATCAGCGGACAAGTCCGTTTTGGTTTGTCAGGAATCAAAGGTGTTGGGGATAAAGCGGTAGAGAGTATCATTGTAGAACGTAATGAAAACGGGCAGTATAAGAGTGTCTACGATTTCGCCAAGCGCTCTAATACAAGGACAGTAAATAAAAAAGCGTACGAGAGTTTTGTATACAGCGGGGCTTTTGATGGATTCGGATACCATAGAGCACAATATTTCTTTGTTGGCATCAACGATAAAATGAATGGCATTGAGAAGATGATTAAGTTTGCCAATGATTTTCAGAACAATGAATCATCTGCGCAGTCGTCCTTATTTGGAGGCTCTGTGGCCGATATGATTTACGAGCCAAGTTTGCCTGTTGCTCCGGAATGGAGTCTGATTGACCGGTTGAAATATGAGAAGGATGCCATTGGTATCTTTTTGAGCGGTCACCCACTTGATAACTACAAACTGGAATTGAAAGAATTCTGTCAGCATAAAGTGAAACACCTGTCGTTGGTAAATAAGATCAGAACAGGAGACTCAAATGAAGAGGTACTTGCCGAATTTGAGACCATCAAAAACCGGGAGCTGGTAGTTGGTGGATTGGTGGTGATTGCTGCACAGAGAATGACAAAAACAGGAAAACCTTTTGGAACGATTGTGTTTGAAGATTACGATGATACCTGTGAACTTGCCTTATTTGGTGATGATTTCATTAAGTTTAAGCAGTTTCTTACAGATGGGTATTTCCTTCAGATCCGTGGAAGGGTAGGCGAACGTTTCAGAAAAGAGGGAGATTGGGAGTTTAAGATTACTTCGATTAACCTGTTATCCGAATTGCGTGATAAACTGGCAAAGAGTGTAACCATTCAGGTACCGATTGAAAAGATCACAGATGATTTCATGGGTAAGATCCATGCGATTCTGGAAGAGAATAAAGCAAACACAGAACATCAGAATTGTCAGTTATTATTTGATGTTTATGATCGCGAACAAAATGTAAATGTTAAATTGCCCTCGAAATCGCTGAAGATTAATCCGAATAACATTTTCTTAGATCAGTTAACGGCATTAAACGTTAATCCTAAGTTGAACTAA